The Streptomyces sp. cg36 genomic interval GTGCGCCGGTCGGGAGCCGGGCCCCTCACCGCTTCCCGGCCGCCTCCCGCAGATAGGCGCCGAAGCGGTCGATCGCCGAGGGGTTGCGGGGGCTCTCCACCAGGTCGGCGTAGTCAAGGGTGAAGATACGCCGGTTCTTGACGGCGGCGACGTCCCGCAGGGGCGCGTAGGAGAGCAGGAACTTCTTCTTGGCCTCGGCGCTCACGTCGCCGTAGTCGCAGACGAGGATGACGTCGGGGTCGCGCGCCACGACGCTCTCCCAGCCCACCGTGGTCCAGGAGTCCGCCAGGTCGTGCATCACGTTGGCGCCTCCGGCCTCGGCGATGATCTGCTCGGGGGCGCCGAAGCGGCCGGAGGTGAAGGGCTGGTCCCGGCCGCTGTCGTAGAGGAAGACCTTGGGCCGGTCGCCGCCCTGGGGGGCCTTGGCCCGTACGTCCGCGACGCGCTTCTTGAAGTCGGCGACCAGCCGTGCGGCCCGCTCCTCGACGCCGAAGAGCTTGCCCAGGTTGGTCAGGTCCGTGTACAGCGCGTCCAGCGGCGGCATGATGCCCCGCGACGTCTTCGTGCGGGCGTTGCGGCAGGACTCGGTGAGGACGTACGAGGGGATGCCGAGCTTGTGCAGGGCTTCGGGGGTCAGCCCCTCGGCGTCGCTGAAGCCGTAGCTCCATCCGGCGAAGACGAGGTCGGCGCGGGCGTCGAGGACGTTCTCCTTGGTGAGCTGGTTCTTGGAGAGCCACTTCACCTTGTCGTAGCCGCCCTTCCACGGCACGTCGCTCAGGTCGCCCTTGTCGTCGGGCATGGCGAACCCGGCCATCCGGTCCTCCAGGCCCAGCGCCAGCATCAGTTCGGTGATGCCGACGTCATTGGTGACGACCCGTTCCGGGACCTTGTCGTAGGTCACCTGACGCCCGCAGTTGGTGAGCGTGACCGCCGCGGATCCGGTGGTGTCCGCGGAGTCCGCCCGCTCGACGGACGCGCCGCAACCGGTGGTCACGACGAGGCAGAGGGCGGCGGCGAGCAACTTGCGCATGGGGGTCCTCACGGGGTGGTCGGGGTGGGCCGGGACGTCGGAAGCAGATCGAAGAGGAGCTGGACGGCGCCGGTGACGGGATGCCGCACGCGATGGGCGCGGACGCCGAACACCTCGGCCAGCAGGTCGGGGCGGAGCACGTCGTGCGGTGCTCCGGAGGCGACGATCCGGCCGCCGTCGATCACGTACAGCAGGTCGCAGTGGGCGGCGGCGAGGTTGAGGTCGTGCAGCGCGGCCAGCACCGTCACCCCGCTCTCGCGGACCAGGGACAGGACGTCCAACTGATGGGCGATGTCGAGGTGGTTGGTGGGTTCGTCGAGCACCAGCACGCTCGGCCGCTGCGCGAGCGCGCGGGCGATGAGGACCCGCTGCTTCTCGCCGCCGGACAGACCGAGGACGCCGCGGTCGGCGAGGTGGGCGACGCCGGTGCGCTCCATGGCCCGCTCGCAGATCTCGCGGTCCGAGGCCGCCGTGCGGTCCCGGTGCGGCAGCCGGCCCATGGCGACCACCTCGGCCACCGTGAAGTCGAAGTCCGCCGACGACTCCTGCGGCAGCGCCGCCAGCACCCGGGCGGCGGCCCGGGGATCCATGGCGTGCAGGTCCTCGCCGTCGAGCCGGACGGCTCCCCCGCTGGGCCGCAGCGCCCGGTACACACTGCGCAGCAGGGTGGACTTCCCGCTGCCGTTGGGTCCGACGAGCCCGACGAACGCCCCGCTGTCCACGGTGAGCCGCACCTCGTCGACCAGCCGGACGCGGGCGGCCTCGACCGTCACTCCGTCGATGTCGATCCGCACGTCAGCGACCTCCGAAGGCATGGCCGCCCCGCCGCATGAGCAGGATGAACGCGGGCACACCGACCACCGCGGTGACGACCCCCACGGGCAGTTCCGTCGGGGCGAGCAGCAGCCGGGACAGCACGTCCGCCCAGACCAGCAGCACCGCACCGACCAGCGGCGCGATCACCAGGACCCGCCGGTGGTCGGCGCCGACCACCATCCGTACGACATGGGGCACCATCAGCCCGACGAACCCGATGGCCCCGCTGACCGCGACGACCGTGCCGGTGACTGCGGCGGTGACCAGGAAGAGCTCCCGGCGCAGCCGCGAGGGCGGCACGCCGAGCGCGGCCGACGTCTCGTCCCCCATGGCGAGCGCGTTGAGCGCCTCGGCGCGCCACCGCAGCCACGCCCAGCCGGCCGCCACCGTCACGGCCGCGATGGGGAGTTGCGCCCAGGTCGCCCCGCCCAGACTGCCCAGCAGCCACATCATCGCGGACCGGGCCGCCTCGCCCCGGGCCGCGCCGAACACCATGACGGTGGTGAGGGCCTCGAAGCCGTACGCCAGCGCCGTGCCCGTCAGGATCAGCCGCAGCGGCGTCAGCCCGTGGGGCGAGCGGGCCACCGCGTACACCAGCACCATGGCCGCGAGCGCGGAGACGAACGCGGACACGGACAGCGCCCACACCCCGAGCCCGGCGAACGCCCCCAGCAGGATGACGGCGTTGGCGCCCACGGCGGCGCCGGAGGAGATGCCCAGGACGAACGGGTCGGCCAGCGCGTTGCGGACCATCGCCTGCACCGCCACGCCGACGCCCGCGAGCCCCGCCCCGACGACCGCGCCGAGCAGCACTCTGGGCAGCCGGATCTCCCAGACGATGGTGTACGGGGCCGCGTCGGCCGCCGCCACCGTGCCGCCGGTCAGCCCGGCCCACAGGAAGCGGAACGTGTCCGCCCAGTCGATGTCGGAGGCTCCGAGCCCCACACCGCACACGAGCGACGCGGCGAGCAGGAGCGCGAGGCCGAGACCGAGCGGCAGCACGGGTATCCGGCTGGGGGCGGTACTTCGGAGCACGGTGGGGACCGTCCTTCACATGGGCCGCCTGCTGGACGGCACACAGGAGACAGCCCGTGCGGCCGTGGTCCGACCGCGCGGTCCCCTCTCGCAGTCCACGGCGAGCAGTCAGCGGGTCGCAGGCCCCCCACGGGCGATCGGGCTCACACGGCGGCCGTCGGGGCAGCCGTGCACACCGTTGCGGGTCAGCGCCGGAATCCCACCGGACTTCTCCCGCGGGAGACGGGAGGAGCGTAACAAACGCCCTGGTCGGTACGTTTACCGACGGCACGCGGTCGCCGAGGGGCCGCCGCGCGCCCGGCGCGCGCACCCGGCGCACCACGGTGTGCCGCCGTACATCACCCCGAATCGGCCCCGCGGTCGCCCCCGCGTCAGTAACCTCCCTGCGGGGGGTGGTGCACGGTGCAGAAGCTGCACGTATCCATCACGGCGACCAGCGACCGCTTCGACGCCGACGACGACAGATGGCTCGCCCAGGTCCGTCTGCTCCTGCGGGAGCTGGGCGGGGAAGTCCCGCTGAGGACACGGCACATGGCCGCGGAGCCGGACACGAAGAGCGGCGGGCCGCCGGAGGTGGTCCTGGAGATCCTCCCCGCCGCCGTCACCGGCGTCGTGGCGATCGTCCTGGGCTGGCTGAGGTACAGCCGCGACCGCGCGGTCCATCTCACCTGGGACGAGGACGGCGTGAAGGGCGAGTTGACGGTCACCACCAAGAACAGCGACAACGCCACCTTGCGGGCGGCCACGGAGGCCCGGCTGCGCGCCGTGTTCCCTCGCGCCGGGGCCGGGGAAGAGCCCGCGTCGCCGGGTGACGCGTCGGCGGACGGCGGTTCCGTTGAATGAGGGGCCGCCGGACGGGGCGCGACCGCCGTACCGCGCCCTGCTGATCGGCAACGCCGACTTCGAGGACGCGTCGGCGCTGAAGCCGCTGCGGGGGCCGACGAGCGACCTCAGAGAGCTCAAGGCCGCGCTGACCGATCCCGAGGTGGGGCTGCCCTGGCACGTGACGGAGCTGCCCGACGGCCTCAAGCGGGAGGTCGACGTGGCCATGTCGGAGTTCTTCGAAGACGCCCACCCGGACGAGCGGTTGCTCCTCTACTACAGCGGCCACGGCCAGCTCGACGCGGACGGCAGGCTCTACCTGTGCGCCAGGGACACGAGGGTCGAGCGGATGTGGGCGACCGCGGTCCGGCACTGGGACATCAACGACCTGATGGACCGGTGCGCCGCCGGGGCCATCATCGTGATCCTGGACTGCTGCTTCAGCGGGCGGGCGACCGACTCGAAGGGGGCCGACACGGCCGCCCCGCTCGCGGGCCGGGGCCGGTTCGTCCTGAGCAGCTGCGGACGGCGGGAGCTGGCCAGGGACGCGGCCGTCGAGGGCGAGCCGAGCCTCTTCACCGGCCACCTCGTCGCGGCGCTGCGGCACGGCGCGGTGGGGCTCGGCGGCCATGTCACGGCCCAGCAGGTCCACACCTACGTGGACGCTCAGCTGCGCGGCTGCGGCCAGCGGCCCGGGTTCAAGGTGGACGGACAGACCGGCAACGTGCCGCTGGCGCGCAGACCCGTTCCCGCGCCACCGGCGGCCGAGCCCCCGGGTAAGCCCGCGCCCGAACCCCCGCTGAACACCTCACCCGTGTTCGCGCCGCCCCGGGGGTCCCACCAACACCCGCCCGTGGAATGCGGTTTCACCGGGGTCGTGCACGTCCTGCTGCCCCACGCGCGAGGAACGTTGAGCGTGTACCGGGACGCCCTCCTCGCCGCGGAGAGCGGAGGCGAGGTGCCGGGATGGTGGTTCGCGGCCGAGCCCCTCGGATACCACCGCAAGCGGGCACGGCTCACCGGTACGGTGAGCACGAGCGGCGACGTCCGCTTCGCCCTGCCGGGGGACGCGGGGACCGTGACCTGGCCGGCGGAGCAGCTGAGCAGCTTCGAGAAGGCGCGCGCCACCGGCACCTGGCCCACCACCCCGCAACCGACCCAGACCGACGCCACCCACACCGTCCTCAAGGCGCACGACCGGCACTACCGCAGGCTCGCGCGCATGCCGTGGACGCTGGCGGGTTCCCTGGCCGTCTTCGCCCTGTCGGTCACCCTGATCGTGCACGTGCTCACCCCGCCCGTCCCCGGCCAGATACCGGTGTATCCGTTCCTCCTCGCCCTGTTCAGCGGGCTGAGCACGGTTTTCTCCGGCAACCTCGTCTGGGTCCATCTCCACATCAGGGAGTGCCTCAAGCTCCCCAAGCTGCCGATCCAGCGCATGCTGGTGAACACCCGCACGGAACCCGCGTACACCGCCGTCTCCGACATGGGGGTGCCCGTGACCATTCCGGCGACCGAGCGCACCTACCTGTGGGACGACACCTATCGGCTCGCCCTGCCGCCGGGCTTCTTCGGCGGTCTGCCCAGGCGCCTTTCGTCCCGAGGGGCGCACACTCCCCTGTCGGTGGAGGTCATGGGAGTGCCCCACCCGGGCCAGTGGGTGCTCGCCCGCACCCCTCGGGGCAACCTGTGGCCCTCCGGACGGCTGAAGGAGAGCTTCCACCACGAACCCGCCAAGCCCGTCCCGCCGCTCGCCACCTTCGACGGGCCCCCGCGCCGGAAGTAGGCCCGGAAGCGGGCGAGGACAGCGCGCCCACCCGTGCCCGGCTCGCGGCGGAATGTGACAGGACCGCCCCGGACCAGGTACGAAGTCCTTCGTGGACAACCAGGTGCCGGGCGCGACCATCCGGATATTCATCGCCCTCGCCCCGCCCGACGACGCCAAGGCGGAGCTGGAGCGGGCGCTGCTCCCCGCCTACGAGGCGCATCCGCGCCTGCGGTGGAACCGCGTCGAGGACTGGCACATCACCCTCGCCTTCCTCGGCGAGCTCCCGGTCGCCACCGTCCCCCTGCTGCGACCGCCGCTCGCGGCCCTCGCGGCGGCGCACCCGCCCGTACGGCTGGCGCTGCGCGGCGGCGGCCACTTCGACGAGCGGGTGCTGTGGAGCGGGATCGGCGGGGACCTCGACGGGCTGCACCTGCTCGCCGACGCGGTCCGCGGTGTGGTCAAGGAGTGCGGTGTGCCCTTCGCGGACCGGCCCCTGCGCCCCCATCTGACGCTCGCCCGGGCCCGCCGCGCCGAGCCCCCGGGGGTGGTGGAGACGGCCGCCGCGCTCGCCGGCTTCACCGGCCGCGCCTGGCCCGCCGGGCGTCTGCACCTGGTCGGCAGCAACATCGGCCGCGGCCCCGGGCCGATCCGCTACCGCGACCTCGAAGCCTGGGAGTTCACCGGCGAGGTGTGATTCCGGGGCCCCTTCACGGCCCGGCGAGGCGGACGCGAACGGTTTGACTTTACCTTCTCTTTACGATTTGGTGGGGCGCGCACCACGCCTGAACCACTTACTCCGCTTTGATCCGGGAGAACCACCCTTGAAGCGCACCTTCCGCGCCGCCGCCGGCACGCTCGCCGCCGCCGGGCTCGCCATCGGCCTCACCGCCTGTTCCGGGACCGCCGACAAGGCGGCCGACAAGGCCGCCGAGCAGGTCGACAAGGTCGTGAGCGACACGTATGAGGTCACCTACGAGGTCACCGGCAAGGGCGTGGACTCCATCGACTTCCACGGCGGGGGCGGCGAGGCGATGAAGCCCAGGATCGAGACCGTCGAGAAGCCCGCGCTGCCGTGGAAGAAGACCGTCACGCTGCGCGGCATCATGCCGCCCGCGGTCATGCCCGTGGCCGTGGACCCGTCCGGCACGGACGTCACCTGCAGGATCACCTACAAGGGCAAGGTGCTCAAGGAGGAGAAGGGCCAGAGCCTCGCGACGGCGGGCGGCTGCGTCGCGGTCTCGCCCGCCGGGCAGTAAACCGTCTGCCGGGCGCGGGGACGGCCGGGCGCCAGGGGACGGCCCGACGGGAGGGGGCGGCCCGGCGGGCAGTGACCGTATTCCGGGCGGTGACCGCCCGCCCGGGAGCGACCCCGCCCGCGTCCCGCACCCTCAGCCCTTGTCACCCCGCTCCCGCTTGTTCGACGCGACCCAGTCGTCGTGGGCCTGCCACGCGTAGAGGGTGTCCCCCTCCGCGTACACGTAGTAGAGGCCGCAGCGCGCGGTGGGGTTGGCCGCGCTCTTCGGGAACCAGCCCGCCTTGAGGGCCGGGGGCCGGGGCGCGGCCGACTCCTTGAACGGTGTGCAGGCGGCAGGCAGCCCGCCCTTGGGCAGGGTGGCCTTGAGGAGGCGGTCCCCGCCGGTGGTCTTCATCGCGTACTCGACGGCCCGGGCATCGTCCGGGAGCCAGCGCGGCACCGACTCGCGGTCCGCCTTCGCCTTGCTGCCGGTGGCGTACGAGGAGGCCAGGTCGTGGCGGTTCTCGAACCAGTCGACCGCGGCGGGAACGACGACCACGGCCGCGAAGGCCGCCACGACCGCGCCCCCGGCGACGGTGAGTCCGACGGTACGGGCGCGGGTGCGTCTGCGGGGGCTCGGGGTGTTTCCGGTCGCGGCCATGGTCGTGTGCTCCTCGGGAGATGTGCTGGGTCGTGCTTGCGCTGCCGTTGCTTCCATTGTTCGGGGCGCGCATCGCCCTTCTCGTACGCCGCGAGGAGCAAACCTCGTACGACTCTGGGCTGACCCGGCCCGGCGACACCCCCCAGGGGTCGGACCCCACCGGCTCGCCCCGCGACCTCCTCCCGGGCGTACGGGAGCGGGGGACAATCGCGGTATGACGCCTTCCGCCCCCGGCTCCCCCGACGACCGCGGCTATCTCCTCGACAACGCGCAGCGGGAGGCGGGCACCCGCTTCGACGCGCTGGGCGAGCTCTTCGACCCGACCACCTTCCGCCACATCGAGAGCCTGGGCATCGCCCCGGGATGGCGGTGCTGGGAGGTGGGTGCGGGCGGCCCTTCGGTGGTGTCCTGGCTCGCCGACCGCGTCGGGCCGGGCGGCCGGGTCCTGGCGACCGACATCGACACCTCCTGGGCCTCGCGCGCCGCGGGCGGCGTCGTCGAGGTGCTGCGCCACGACGTGGGCCGGGACGCACCCCCGGCGCACGGCTTCGACCTCGTCCACGCCCGTCTGGTGCTGGTCCACGTGACCGACCGGGAGCGGGCCCTGCGCTCCATGGCCGACGCCCTCCGGCCCGGCGGATGGCTGCTGCTGGAGGACGCCGATCCGGCGGCGCAGCCGCTGATCTGCCTCGACGAGTACGGTCCCGAGCAGGCCCTGGCCAACCGGCTGCGGGCCGGTTTCCGGTCCCTGCTCGCGGCCCGCGGCGCCGATCTGGCCTACGGGCGCAAGCTCCCGCGCCTGCTGAGGGAGGCGGGGCTGGCCGATGTCGCCGCCGACGCCCACTTCCCCGTCACGTCCCCGGCCTGCGACGTCCTGGAAGCGGCCACCGTGCGCCAGGTCCGCGACAAACTGCTGGCGGCGGGGCTGGCCACGGAGCAGGAGATCGAGGACCACCTCGCCCATGTCGAGTCGGGCCGCCTCGACCTGACCACGGCCCCGATGATCTCCGCGTGGGGGCGCCGCCCGTAGTGGAGCGGAACCCGCCGTTCCCGCAGGCCGCGCGGGCCCGTCGGCGGTGGACGCCTCGCCGGGAGGGGGCGTCGGCGAGGCGCACCTCAGTGTGGCAGCGGCGGGGCCGCCCGGGGGTGTACCGGTGAGGAGTTGGCCGGGACACGACGCACCCCCGCTCCACCCCTCCCCCGCGATCCGGCGCCCGAGCCGGCTACCGCCCCGGTGCGAGCGGGTCCGCGACGAGGCCGCCGATGCGGCGCACCTGCGCGAAGGGGTCCACGGCGAGCTCCCCCGCCGCACGGGTGAGCGCGCGCAACGCCGGTACGAGTCCGGCGCGTTCCTCGGCGGGCAGCCGGGCGACGAGCGCGCCGATCTCGGCCCGCCGGTGCGCCATGACCCGCTCGACCAGCGCGCACCCCTCGGCGGTCGGACGCAGGACCACCTCGCGGCGGTTGGCGGGATTGGGGGCCCGGTCGACCAGACCGGCCGCCGCCAGCCGGTCGACCATCCGCATGGCGGTGGACGGGTTGACCCCCAGGGTGTCCGCCATGGCCGCCAGCTTCAGCGGCGCACAGCTCTCCAGGACCACCAGGGCGCGCAGTTGCGGGAGCGTCATGGCGTCGTCGATCGACGCGAGGGCGCGGGCGGAGACGGCGACAAGCAGCCGTGAGGCGGCCATGACGGCGACGGTCACTTCGTCGGCCTCGCGGTCGAGTCCGGAGGTCTCACCGGGATGGCCGCGCCCGGCCCCGCCGGACCTGGCGGTTCGCGGTGCGTCATCGTCGTACGCCATGGGGTCTGTTATACCCGCACGTACCCCGCAGTCCCCGCCCGTCCCCGCGGGAGCGTCACCCGCGCCCTCACCTCCTGGCCCGCGACACCTGCCGGGTCCGCCACGGTCGCACCGTCCGCGCCCGCGGCCCCGGCCGCCGCCGGGACCCGGACTCCACCGGCCCGGGAAAACGCGTCGAAGTCTGCCCATCGGCCGGGTGGAGGTGGGATCCTGACCTTGCTGCACGGATGCCGATCACGTGATCCACGGGGGAGCCGCATGGCCGAGGTACGGATCAGCGCGGGGAGCGCCGCGGGCGCCACGGCCCTGACCGGGTGGTTGCTGCGCGATCCCTCCGTCGCCCGGGCGGGCGTCACCATCGAGCCCGGCGGCACGGCCGCGCCACCGGTCACCACCATGGGGACGGTGGACACGGTGACCGCCGTGGCCAACAGCGCCGTCGGGCTGATCGGACTGCTCGTCACCACCGCCGCCTGGCGGCGCCCCCGGGGCGTGCAGCGGCCGGTCGTCCGGATCACCGAGAGCGACGGCACCGTCCTCGAGGGCACGGCGGAGGACGTCATCGAGGTCCTGCGGGCCCGCACGGAGCAGTCCGGCACATGACGGCGCTGCTCTCCGACCCCGCGGCCTCGCGGGCGGTACTGATCGGCGTGCCCCGCTACTCGCCGGGGAGCCGACTCGCCCAACTCCCCGCCGTGGAAAGGAACATCACGGCCCTGCGGGACGCGCTGTGCGACGACGCCGTGTGGGGGCTGCGCCCGGACAGCTGCCGGGTGCTCGGCGGCGAGGCCAACGGCGACGCCGTCATGGGCGCCATCAGCGACGCCGTGGGCGAGGCCACCGACACCCTGCTCGTCTACTACGCCGGGCACGGCCTGCTCCACCCCGACCGGCTCTCCGAACTCCATCTCGCCCTGCACGACTCGAACGAGCACCAGATGTGGCGCGCGCTGCCCTACGCCCATGTGCGCGACGAGGTGCGCGCGGCACACCGGCGGCACGGCCTCAAGTGCGCCGTGGTCCTGGACTGCTGCTTCAGCGGCACCGCCGTCGAGGGCGGGATGAGCTCCCGCGAGGCGCTGCTGAAGCGGGCCGCCGACATCGACGGCGTCTGCGTGCTCACCTCCAGCGCGGCCACCGAGGTCGCGTACTCGATGGCCGACGAGGAGCTGTCCGCCTTCACCGGCGCCCTGCTCGGGCTGCTGCGCTCGGGCGTGCCCGAGGCGGGGCCGGTGCTCGACTTCGGGACCCTGCACGCCCGGCTGCACCGGACGCTCAGCGCGCGCGAACACCCCCAGCACCCGCAGATCGGGGCGCACAACTCGGGCGAGCGGATCGCCGTCTTCCACAATGCCGCCTTCACCGCGTCGGCCGCGCCCGGGGCGGGCCCTGCTTCCGGCGCGCCGGAACCGGGGCCCGCCACACGGCTGTTCGGCCGGGAGCGCGAGCTGCGGGAGCTCACGGCGCGGGCCGCCGAGGGGCCCGGCGCCCTGGTCGTGCACGGGCCGCCCGGCGTGGGCAAGTCGGCGCTCGCGGCCGAGCTGCACCGACGGCTGACCGACGGCGGGGACCAGACCATGACGGGCGGCGTCCCGGTCACCCTGCTCGACGACGTGAACGGCCCGATGGGCGCCTCCCCCGGCGACGGGGTGCCGCACGACGCGCTGCTCCTGATCACCAGCCGCTCCTCGCTCACCGACGCGCTGCCGCCCCAGCGCGTGCGGCGCTACGCGCTGGCCCCGCTGGAGGTGGCCGACGCGGTGGCGCTGCTCCAGGACATCAGCGGACTCACCGGGCACGAGGGCGAACTCGCCGAGATCGCCGAGCTGCTCAGCTGCTTCCCGCTCGCCCTGCGCCCCATCGCGGCCCGGCTCCGCCGCACCCCGCCCGATCTGCTGCTCGACGCGATGCGGGAGTCGGACCGGCCGCTGCAGCACCTGCACTCCGACGACGACCGGGTCCGTACCGCGTTCACCGTGTCGTACGAAACCCTCGGCGGCCAGCAGAGGCGGGTGCTCCAGAACTGCGCGGGGCATCCGGGGCCGGACTTCGACCGGCACTCCGCCGCCGCGCTCTGCCGTCTCTCCCCCGGCATCTGCGGGCTGATGCTGGAGGAGCTCGTGGACGTCGGGCTGCTCCAGCGCGCGGGCGACCGCTACGCCTTCCACGACCTGTACCGCAGCTACTCGCGCACCACCCCCGCCGAGGAGAGCGAGCGGCGCACCGCGCTCTACGGGCATCTGCGCGGCCGGCTGGAGTCCGCCCCCGACGACGGCTCCCACCCGGTCTGGCGGGCCGCCGCCCTCGGCGAACTGCGGGCCGCGGCCCGGGCCGCGCGCGAGGACCGGTGGAGCTCGGCCACCGAGCTGAGCTGCGCCGTGGCCGGCGCCCTGCACGCGGAGTCCCGGCCGGGTGAGGCCCGGGAGGAGGCCGAGGCCGCCCTCCGGTACGCGTCCGCCGTGGACCGCGAGGACGGCCCCGGTGCCGCCCGCTCCCGCACCGCGCTGGCCCGGGCCGCCCTGGTCCTGCTGGGCGCCGCGCCGGACCGCGCCGCACCGGCGGTGGTCACCCCGTCCGCGACCCGCCAGGAGGTGGCCGCCGCGCTGCTCCGGGCCGAGGTGCGGGCGCCGCTGGACGACGCCGCGCGCGCCCGCCACCTGATGTCCCTCGCCGAACAGGCGCTGGCCGCCGATCTCGTGGACGAGGCCCTGCGGTTCCAGACCGAGGCGGGTTCGCTCGCGGAGAAGTCCGGGGACCTGGGCCTGCGGGCCGAGTCGCTGGTGGGCCTCGCGGCGCTGCGCATCTACGCCGGGCGGCACCGGGACGCGGTGGAACCGGCCCGTCGCGCGGCCCGGCTGCTCGACGAGCGCGGCGACCGGGAGGGGGCGGCCCACGCCTTCGCGACGGCGGCCGAGGCCCTGCGCAAAACGGGAGACCCGATCCGGGCCCGTCGCGACGCCGACCTCGCGTTCAAGCGCTTCGCGACGGTGGACGACCCCGCCGCGCTCAGCTACGCCTACCGTCTGATCGCCAAGGTCGAATGGGCGCTGGGCGACCGGGTACGGGCGCGTGGGCTCATGGCGGAGGCGCTCCGGCTGCGCCACGGCCCCGGCGTCGAGGACGGGCCCTCGACCCGGGCCATCGCCCACCCCTCGTCCCGGGCGGTCCGCATGGGCATCCCGCCGGGCTTCTCGGTACCGCCGCCCCCGGACCCGGCGGACCAGACGGACTCGGCGGACTCGGCGGACTCGGCGGACTCGGCGGACTCGGCGGACTCGGCGAATCTGACGGACCCTCAACCCCCGTAGTTACGGGCCCGTTCGCCGGATGCGGCGGGGTGCGGGCGCGTAGCCTGTCACGCGGCGCGAGCGAGTGATGTCGCCGCGTGCACGTTCCGTTCCCGTACCAGGAGTGCTCCGCCATGCACATATCCAGACCCTCCCGCTCTCGGCGCGCCAGAGCCGCCGTCCTCGGTGCGGCCCTGGCGGCCGTCCTCACCCTGGCGGGCTGCCAGGACAGCGACTCCGGCGCGGCCCCGCCGCCACCGTCGATCACCGCGAAGTCCACCCCCGCGGCCTCGCCCTCCCCCACCCCGACGCCCACCGCCTCCGTCCACTCCGCCACTCCCACGCCGACGCCGAGCCGCACCAGCGCGAAGCCGCACACCCCGGCCGCCGCGCCCACCAAGCCGCACACCCCCAGGCCCCCGGCGCCGGGCGGCCGGGCGAGCGCCAAGGCCACCGGTTCCGCGCACTCCGGCAGCTGCGAGATCGTCTCCAACGCGGGCAACTGCTACAACGCGGGCCAGTTCTGCCGCAAGGCCGATCTCGGGCGGTCCACGGACGCGGCGAACGGGCGGACGATCTACTGCCGGATGGTGAGCGGACGAC includes:
- a CDS encoding AAA family ATPase, with the protein product MTALLSDPAASRAVLIGVPRYSPGSRLAQLPAVERNITALRDALCDDAVWGLRPDSCRVLGGEANGDAVMGAISDAVGEATDTLLVYYAGHGLLHPDRLSELHLALHDSNEHQMWRALPYAHVRDEVRAAHRRHGLKCAVVLDCCFSGTAVEGGMSSREALLKRAADIDGVCVLTSSAATEVAYSMADEELSAFTGALLGLLRSGVPEAGPVLDFGTLHARLHRTLSAREHPQHPQIGAHNSGERIAVFHNAAFTASAAPGAGPASGAPEPGPATRLFGRERELRELTARAAEGPGALVVHGPPGVGKSALAAELHRRLTDGGDQTMTGGVPVTLLDDVNGPMGASPGDGVPHDALLLITSRSSLTDALPPQRVRRYALAPLEVADAVALLQDISGLTGHEGELAEIAELLSCFPLALRPIAARLRRTPPDLLLDAMRESDRPLQHLHSDDDRVRTAFTVSYETLGGQQRRVLQNCAGHPGPDFDRHSAAALCRLSPGICGLMLEELVDVGLLQRAGDRYAFHDLYRSYSRTTPAEESERRTALYGHLRGRLESAPDDGSHPVWRAAALGELRAAARAAREDRWSSATELSCAVAGALHAESRPGEAREEAEAALRYASAVDREDGPGAARSRTALARAALVLLGAAPDRAAPAVVTPSATRQEVAAALLRAEVRAPLDDAARARHLMSLAEQALAADLVDEALRFQTEAGSLAEKSGDLGLRAESLVGLAALRIYAGRHRDAVEPARRAARLLDERGDREGAAHAFATAAEALRKTGDPIRARRDADLAFKRFATVDDPAALSYAYRLIAKVEWALGDRVRARGLMAEALRLRHGPGVEDGPSTRAIAHPSSRAVRMGIPPGFSVPPPPDPADQTDSADSADSADSADSADSANLTDPQPP